The following coding sequences are from one Acidimicrobiales bacterium window:
- the raiA gene encoding ribosome-associated translation inhibitor RaiA, producing MEITVSGRHIEVSDKLRSLTEQKVNRLDRFLDMERAEVHFTRHRNSRVAEREMCEITLEGHGHHVRTKVSATDQFVAVDKAVDKLGQQLARLKSKLVGRSRGVRPARPDAGAAVPAAGAASAEPATGGGEGAARPAAGGADATREPKIVKSKRFAMMPMTAEEAVVRMELLGHGFFFFTNADTSRAAVVYARDDGDIGLIDEAG from the coding sequence ATGGAGATCACCGTCAGCGGTCGACACATCGAGGTGTCGGACAAGCTCCGGTCGCTCACCGAGCAGAAGGTCAACCGGCTCGACCGCTTCCTCGACATGGAGCGTGCCGAGGTGCACTTCACCCGGCACCGGAACTCGAGGGTCGCCGAGCGTGAGATGTGCGAGATCACGCTGGAAGGCCACGGTCACCACGTCCGCACCAAAGTGAGCGCCACCGACCAGTTCGTGGCGGTCGACAAGGCGGTTGACAAGCTCGGCCAGCAGCTCGCCCGCCTCAAGTCGAAGCTGGTGGGCCGTAGCCGCGGTGTCCGGCCGGCCAGACCCGACGCCGGGGCAGCGGTCCCCGCGGCCGGAGCGGCGTCGGCCGAGCCTGCGACCGGCGGCGGCGAGGGGGCCGCGAGGCCGGCTGCGGGGGGCGCCGATGCGACCCGTGAGCCGAAGATCGTGAAGAGCAAGCGGTTCGCCATGATGCCGATGACGGCGGAGGAAGCCGTGGTGCGGATGGAGCTGCTGGGGCACGGGTTCTTCTTCTTCACCAACGCGGACACGTCGCGGGCCGCCGTGGTCTACGCACGCGATGACGGCGACATCGGCTTGATCGACGAAGCCGGCTAG